A stretch of bacterium DNA encodes these proteins:
- a CDS encoding helix-turn-helix domain-containing protein — protein MNRLIQIHWRQWASLGVASQIEEEKNWIIDLESLLSSTLFMGKFDKRLLSVSLEWIKKNGEWLNSSRLKRIGKCFYKIDKRLNKHLVPQGVFEKSQVKEKVTEPNIQKPCLLPLYLRGVFGVNARVEVLLYLLLRHEGNSNQIAKEIYFDQKIVYRILERWTKAGLVEKEEGKKYLLKNEQGFIRMLKLGNVLHCINWIRTFLFFAKILKALHTKPWSEDEYLLSSFFRDILDEAKIVGRSVDVSFPDGNLYKGSEYLHPFTTEVMKLLRKI, from the coding sequence TTGAACAGACTGATTCAGATTCACTGGAGACAGTGGGCTTCCCTTGGTGTAGCTTCGCAAATTGAGGAGGAGAAGAACTGGATAATTGACCTTGAAAGTTTGCTTTCATCTACGCTGTTTATGGGAAAGTTTGACAAAAGGCTTTTATCTGTCTCGCTAGAATGGATAAAGAAGAATGGAGAGTGGTTAAACTCCTCCAGACTAAAAAGAATTGGAAAGTGCTTTTATAAAATAGATAAGAGATTGAATAAGCATTTAGTTCCTCAAGGTGTTTTTGAAAAAAGCCAGGTTAAAGAGAAGGTCACAGAACCAAATATACAGAAGCCTTGTCTTCTACCTCTATATCTCAGAGGAGTTTTTGGAGTGAATGCACGTGTTGAAGTTCTTCTGTATCTTCTTTTAAGGCATGAAGGAAACTCCAACCAGATTGCAAAAGAGATTTATTTTGACCAGAAGATTGTTTACAGAATACTTGAAAGGTGGACAAAGGCTGGACTTGTTGAGAAAGAAGAAGGGAAAAAATACTTATTGAAAAATGAGCAGGGTTTTATCAGAATGTTAAAATTAGGAAATGTACTTCACTGTATAAATTGGATCAGAACATTTCTCTTCTTTGCAAAAATCCTAAAGGCGCTACATACTAAACCCTGGTCAGAAGACGAATATTTACTTTCCTCATTCTTTCGCGATATTCTTGATGAGGCAAAGATTGTAGGAAGGTCGGTTGATGTTTCATTCCCCGATGGAAACTTATACAAAGGTTCTGAGTATCTTCATCCATTTACTACAGAGGTGATGAAATTGTTAAGGAAAATATAG